Proteins from one Muntiacus reevesi chromosome X, mMunRee1.1, whole genome shotgun sequence genomic window:
- the NSDHL gene encoding sterol-4-alpha-carboxylate 3-dehydrogenase, decarboxylating, translating to MKMEQAAGEPTRTCLTEDIPKAKRCTVIGGSGFLGQHMVEQLLARGYAVNVFDIRQGFDNPRVQFFLGDLCSQQDLYPALKGVSTVFHCASPPPFSNNKELFYRVNYIGTKNVIETCKEAGVQKLILTSSASVIFEGVDIKNGTEDLPYAVKPIDYYTETKILQERAVLGAHDPEKNFLTTAIRPHGIFGPRDPQLVPILIEAAKKGKMKFVIGNGKNLVDFTFVENVVHGHILAAEHLSQDTALGGKAFHITNDEPIPFWTFLSRILTGLNYEAPKYHIPYWLAYYLALLVSLLVMVISPVIQLQPTFTPMRVALAGTFHYYSCEKAKKLMGYRPLVTMDDAVDKTVRSFHHLRKVM from the exons atgaaaatggaacaaGCAGCTGGTGAGCCAACAAGGACATGTTTGACAGAAGACATTCCAAAA GCCAAGAGGTGCACGGTGATTGGAGGCTCTGGGTTCCTGGGTCAGCACATGGTGGAGCAGTTACTAGCAAGAGGCTATGCTGTCAATGTATTTGACATTCGACAAGGGTTTGACAATCCTCGCGTGCAGTTTTTCCTGGGTGATCTTTGCAGCCAACAG GACCTGTACCCAGCTCTGAAAGGTGTAAGCACAGTTTTCCACTGCGCATCACCCCCACCATTCAGTAACAACAAGGAACTCTTTTATAGAGTGAATTACATTGGCACCAAGAATGTCATTGAAACTTGCAAAGAGGCTGGGGTTCAG AAACTCATTTTAACCAGCAGTGCCAGTGTCATCTTTGAGGGTGTTGACATCAAGAATGGAACTGAAGACCTCCCTTATGCCGTGAAACCAATTGACTACTACACAGAGACAAAGATCTTACAAGAGAGA GCAGTCCTGGGTGCCCATGATCCCGAGAAGAATTTCCTGACCACAGCCATCCGCCCTCATGGCATTTTTGGCCCAAGAGACCCCCAGTTGGTCCCCATTCTCATCGAGGCAGCCAAGAAAGGCAAGATGAAGTTCGTGATTGG GAACGGGAAGAACTTGGTAGACTTTACCTTTGTGGAGAACGTGGTCCACGGACACATCCTGGCTGCGGAGCACCTCTCCCAGGACACCGCCTTGGGTGGGAAG GCTTTTCACATCACCAATGACGAGCCCATCCCCTTCTGGACTTTCCTGTCCCGAATTCTGACAGGCCTCAATTACGAGGCCCCCAAGTACCACATCCCCTACTGGCTGGCCTACTATCTAGCCCTCCTGGTGTCCCTCCTGGTGATGGTGATCAGTCCTGTCATCCAGCTTCAGCCCACTTTCACGCCAATGAGGGTCGCACTGGCCGGCACGTTCCACTACTACAGCTGCGAGAAAGCCAAAAAACTCATGGGCTACCGGCCGCTGGTCACCATGGATGATGCTGTGGACAAGACCGTGCGGAGCTTTCACCACCTGCGCAAGGTCATGTGA